CGCGCGCCTGAACGCCATAGCGGGCCGCTCGCCGCTCGCCGAGTTCCAGCTGAACCTCGCCGACTTCCGGATCGGGCGGGTCAGGGTCGACGGGCGGACGACGCACTACACGCACCGCGGCGGGCGGCTGCGGATCCGCCCGGGGAAGGCGATCCGCACCGGGGCCGCGTTCACCGTGGAGATCCACTGGTCGGGCAATCCCAAGCCGGTGCGGAGCCCGTTCGGCGGGATCGGCTGGGAGGAGCTGGAGGACGGGGCGCTGGTGGCGAGCCAGCCGGTGGGGGCGCCGTCCTGGTACCCGTGCAACGATCGGCCCGCCGACAAGGCCTCGTACCAGATCGCCGTGACCACGCCGTCGGCGTACTCGGTGGTGGCGGGCGGGCGGCTGCTGACGCGTACGGCCAAGGCGTCCACGACCACGTGGGTGTACGAGCAGGCGGCGCCGACGTCCAGTTATCTGGTCGGGCTCTCCATCGGCAAGTACCAGACCGTGCTGCTCGGTGACCCGGGGCTCGGCGGGGTGCCGCAGGCGGGGCACATTCCGGCGCGGCTGCTCACCGAGTTCTCGCGGGACTTCGCGCGGCAGCCGGCGATGATGACGCTCTTCGAGGAGCTGTTCGGGCCGTATCCGTTCGGTGAGTACGCGGTCGTGGTCACCGAGGAGGAGCTCGATGTGCCCGTGGAGGCGCAGGGGCTGTCGCTGTTCGGCGCGAACCATGTGGACGGGGGGCGGGGGTTCGAGCGGCTGGTCGCGCACGAGTTGGCGCACCAGTGGTTCGGGAACAGTGTGAGCATCGCCGACTGGCGGCACATCTGGCTGAACGAGGGGTTCGCGAAGTACGCGGAGTGGTTGTGGTCGGAGCGGTCGGGGGGGCGTAGCGCGCAGGCGTTGGCGGGGCTGGCGCATCGGGGGCTGGCCGGGAAGCCGCAGGATCTTCGGCTGGCCGATCCCGGGCGGAAGCTGATGTTCGACGACCGGCTGTACGAGCGGGGCGGGTTGGTGTTGCACGCCGTGCGGTGTGCGTTGGGGGACGAGGCGTTCTTCCGGATGTTGCGGGGGTGGGTGACGGTTCATCGGGGTGGGGCGGTGACCACGGCGGCGTTCGAGGCGCATGTGGCTCGGTATGCGGCTGAGCCGTTGGATGCGTTGTTCGCTTCTTGGGTTCACGAAACCGCGTTGCCGGCGTTGCCGGTGGCGGGGGTGGCGATTCCTGACCGGCCTTCTTATCCGCCTAGTGGGGGGTAGGGGGCGGGGGGCTTCGGCGGGGGTGGCTGGATCGTGCGAGGCCGTTGCTGTTGGAGTGCGCAGTTCCCCGCGCCCCTGAAGCAGGGCGCCCGGGTGGGCGGTGGTGGGAAGGTGCGGGTTCGCTGGGGCTGGAGTGCGCCGTTCCCCGCGCCCCTGAAGCAGGGCGCCCGGGTGGGCGGTGGTGGGAAGGTGCGGGTTCGCTGGGGCTGGAGTGCGCCGTTCCCCGCGCCCCTGAGGGCAGGGCGCCCCGGGGGGCGCCCTGGTGGGGGGTTAGGTTGGTTTGGGGACCTTTAGGGCTGTCCATGTTGATTTGCCTGGGATTCCGTCCGCGTCCTTGCCGGTGAAGCCGCGTTTCTGTTGCCAGGCCGCGTAGGACTTGCGGTCCGCTTCCGTCCAGTTGGGGCCCGGGCCCGATTCGTAGCGGCCACAGCCTTCCGCCACCAGGCGGCGGCCCATCGCCGTGATGACCGCGGACTTCTGGCCGACGTGGAAGAAGTCGCTGCCGGGGAAGGGGACGTACGACGGTTTGGGGGGCGTCGTGGGCCTGCCCTTCAGGCGGGCCGCTATGCGCGTGCGCATGCTGTCCATCGTGAAGCCGCGCGGGTCGACCTTTCCGGGCTGCCACTCCTTGTGGCCGATGACCGACCGCTCGCTCCAGCCGTGGGCCCGGCAGATCGCGGCCGAGACCTTCTCGATCGCCTCCTTCTGGACCTCGGGCCACGGGTCGTCGCCGTCGCCGAGGTTGATGCACTCGAAGCCGTAGAAGTGGCGGTTGCCGTCGGTGTCCGCCTCGTTGTCGGACGGGAGTCTCGTCTCGTTGACGACGGCTCGCAGCACGTCCCCGTCGCCCAGGCCCGCGTGGTTGGCGCGGCCGTTGCCGACCAGGTGGACATGGCCCTTCTTGTCGATGACCCCGTGGCACAGCGGGCCGGGCAGGCTCGCGTAGCCGTCGTAACAGATGTCGACCGAGGCGGCGGTGCCCGAGGTGACGGTGTGATGGATCATCACGCCGTTCAGCGGGCCCCAGGCGCCCTTGCTGTTGCGGTTGTGGGTGCGCCAGTTGCGGACCTCGTGGACCGTCAGGCCCTCCGCGCGCAGGATCGCCACCAGTTTGGATGCGGTCAGTGGTGTAGCCATGGGTTACTTGTCTCCTTCCGGGGCCGCGGCATTCTCCGCTTCGGCCGTCTCTGCGCGCTGTTCCTCCTCGCGGGCCCGGGCCTCCGCCGCGAGCGTCGCCTCGTCCGCCGCCGGGATGTCGGTGGCGAGGGGCGCGAAGGCGAGGCGCAGGTCCACCGCGCCCGCCTCGCCCTTGACCAGGGCCAGCGGCGCGAAGTGGCGGGTGATGCCGGCCGGCCGCCGGAGCAGGGGCCTGCGGGAGCCGTCGACCGGCCATTCGACACCGCCGGTCGCGGTGCGGGCGGGCACGGTCCAGTGGTCCCCCGTGCGGTAGGCGCCGCCCTTCGCGAAGTACACCTCGATGCCGTCCTCCAGGGGCAGCCACTCCCCCTCCGTGACGGGCACCGCGCCGCCCCGCAGGGTGGTCGTACGGCCCTTGCGGCGCGGCCCCTCGTGGTGGTCCCAGCGGCGCAGGAACGGATTCAGGTGCGGCAGCCGCCCGACACCCGGCCCGGGCTCCGCCGACAGGCGTACGCGGCGGCCGGGAAGGTCCAGTTCCTCGACCCTCAGCAGGGGCAGGGGTTCGAGGCGGGAGGCGTACGCGGTGTCCGTGAACTCCACGCGGTCGCCCACGTCCAGGTCCAGCTCGGAGTCGTGGCCGAGGGAGGCCAGCTGGACCCAGGTGCCGTCCAGTTCGTCCACCGGGAAGACCACGGAACCGTTCTCGCGCGACCACTTGAACGTGGCGTCCTTCGCCGCGCCGCCCGCGTGGATCTCCACTCGGTACAGCTGGTTCTCCGGGCCCCGGTAGCGGGCGTCCGGCTTGACCAGGCAGGGGTCCTCGTCCGCGTGGCCGGGGCGTTCGGCGCGGGCCGCGAGACGGGACGCGGACAGGGTCTGCCCGGCCGCCCAGCGCGCGAAGGCCGCGCGGACCGTGTCCTTCGACGGTTCGGGCTCCTCGATGTCCAGGTCGGCGAGCGCCAGCGGCAGGACCTGCCAGACGACCTTGGCGCGGGCGGCGGTGTCCGGCATCGCCGCGCCGAGCGCCACCTCGCGCAGCGCCGGGTCCTCGGCCGCGGTGACCGCGCGCTCCCAGACCCGGAGGTAGGCGACGAAGGGTGCTCGGGCGGGCGAGGGCAGCCGGTCGCCGGGCTTCTCCGGGTCGCGGAAGCCGTCCGGCTGGTCCCAGTAGGTCCAGTGCGGGGCCGGCCGCACGGTGTCCTGCCCGCCGGTGTCCGCGCCGTCCGCGCCGGGCGTACCGTCCTGCGCGTCCTCGTCCGGTACCGGGACCCCGGCGTCCGGGCGGTCCGCGTCGCACAGGATGCCGTCGACGTAGTAGCGACCGCCGTGGATGTGGAGGGTGTCGATGTCGTGCTTGCCGCCGACGTACTCGATCCGGAAGCCGGCCGCGCCGCGCGGGCCGCCGTGCGGGCCGATCAGGTCGGTGGTGAGCGCGCGGGCCTGATGGAGCTGGATGGCGGTCTGTTCGTTGGCGTCGGCGTCGAGCTGGACGCGGCCCTGCTGGGCTATGACCGCCGAGTAGTGCCGCTCCGGGCGGAAGGTGGAGCGGGAGAGGTCTGCGTGCATGAAGGGGGTCCCCCTGGTCGGAAAGTGCGGTTCGTCGAAGTCATGGGCGGCGAAGGTGGGACGGGCCGCCTCCGGCCGGTCTACGTCACGAAGAAGATCCCGGCGTCCGTGCCCGCGGGCGTGTACTCCGCGAGCCGCGCCCGCAGGTTGTCCTCGCGCTGGGGCCGGTACAGGTCGTGGAAGGCGCCCAGTTCGGCCCCGTCCTCCGCGCCGCGCCCGATCTCCTCCGCGACCCCGTCGGCCAACAGCGCGTACCAGGGCGTCCCGTAGCGCGTGGACGTGAAGCGCGGGCGTACGCGGAGGGCCCGGCCCGGGCCCTGACCCGCCAGGTCCGGCCAACAGCGGTACCTGCGGGGCGTACGGGAGCCGGTGGGCACGTACGAGAAGCGCAGGCAGCCGATGCCCCGGCGGGCCACGTGGAGGCGGCCGGTGAAGAGCGAGTTCTCGGCGATGCGGACCGCGTGCGTGTGGATCTCGCCGATCACGGTGGTGCGGTGCAGGTGCAGGACCGCGTGGGCGTGCCGGCAGTCGGGGGCGGAGAGCGCCTCGCGGTCGTCGGCGGTGGCGTCCAGGACGCTGTCGCTCAGGTGGATGTCGAGGGGGTCCTCGGAGACCTCGTCGCCGATGACCTCGATGGTGCCGAGGATGCTGTGCTCGACCTGGAGGCACGCGGTGGTGCGTTCGAGGACGATGCTCGGTTCCTCCGGGGAGTGCGGGTCGCACTCCGGTTCCAGGGACCAGCCGGGCACGAGGGTGCAGTGGCGTACGACGACGGCGCCCATCGGGCCGGTGACGTTGATGCCGCGGCCGGTGACGAGCAGCCCGTCGAGCACGATCCGGGGCCGCTCGCCGGGGGCGCAGTCGTCCGACACCGCACGGATGTTGAGGGCGTCGGGGCGGTTGCTGTACCAGTCGAGCAGCCGGATGACGGGGCGGGTGCCCTCGGCGGCGCGCAGTTCCAGCCGGTCGCCCGGATCGAGGTCGAAGTCGAGCTGCTCCTGGTAGGCGCCGCTGTGGGTGATCTCGATGATGCCCTCGGGGCCGCAGTTCCCCGCCCGGCGGTCGTGCTGCCAGGCCCGGTAGGCGTCCATGATCTGCCGGTGGGTCTGGCCGGGGCCGACCCGGAACACGGTGGCGTCCGGGCGGGGCTCGCGGTCGCGTGCGTACTCGCCGCCGCCCAGGTCGGCGGCGGACGCGTGGTGGTAGTCGACCCAGACGCCCTTGCGGGGCGCGGTCCGGGCGCCGAAGGCGATCCGGCCCAGCTCCGGGTCGACGGCGACCTGGCCGCGCTTCGGGCGGTAGCGCCAGTCCGACAGGTCGGCGACCACCAGGTCCGAGGGCGGGACGGGCCGCTCCTCGCCGTCGCGCCGGATGACGAGGCTCTTGCCGGGGCCGTAGAGGTCGGCGAGACGGTCGTGGAGGCGGCGGCGACGGATGAACGCGGGGACGTTGTCGATCTCCGCGATGTGGTGGGGCGAGGGCTCGGGAACGGGCTTGGTGACGAGCGGGGTGTCGTTGCCGAGGATGGAGAAGGTGTAGAGGTTGCGGGCCCGGTCGACGCAGTACGCGGGTGACGACGTCAGCGAGTGCGCCTTCAGCCGCCAGACGTGGAGAGCGACGCCCGCCGGGGTCCAACCCCCCTGCCGGTGACGGGAGTCGGCCCGGCGTACGTCGGCCGAGCGGGCCACCTCGCCGAAGGGGCCGCCGGCGAGGTCGAGCGCGGAGCCGTCCCGCAGGTCGGCGCGCCGCCCGCGGGCGGCGCGCCCCGCGGGGGCCGCGCCTGCTCCGTACAGCTTCACGGGCTGGTGGTGGGAGACGTGGCGGGAGAGTTCGACGGCGCGCGCGGGCCAGCCGGCCACGTCCTCGGAGAGTTCTTCGAGGAGGTGGAGGGTGCCCTTGCGGCGGCGGTTCGCGACCGTGGCGGCGACGTCGGCGCGCGGTGCGACGGCCTCGGTGAGCGCGGCCGGACTCCCGCCGCGCAGCCCGGTGGTGAGCCCCCTCCCCCAGCCTTCGGCCGGGGGGACCCCCATCTCGCTTCGCTCGTAGCCGGGCAGCGTGCGATAGCCCACCAGGTCGCCGAGGTAGGGCAGCACCCAAGGAGCCGCCGTCTCCACGAACAGGTCCTCGTAGCCCTGCTCGACTCCTTCGCGTACGAGGTCCAGTTGCTCGGCCATGACGGCGAGGAGCGCGCGCAGGGGTTCGCCCTCCTGGGCGTCGCGCAGCCGGTGCCACCGGGGAAGCAGCTCGGCGAGTCCGTCCGGTTCCCTGGACATCAGTTGACCTCCGTCAGGATCAGGGTGTCCGCGGCCCTCGGCGACAGCAGGGCGAGCTGGGCGGGGCGGATGCCGCGGAAGACGTACACCGAGCGGCCCCTCGCCAGGCGGCGGGTGTCGGTGATGTCGGGGTTGAGGCGCAGGAGTTCGGCGAGCGGGACTCCGTACCGGGCACAGATCTCCGACAGCGTCTCGCCGTCCCTCTCGCGCACGGTGTGGATCTTCTCGTCGTACGTGGCTCCGCGCGCCGGGACCGTCGCCTTCGGCAGGCCGGGGGTCGCGAGGAGCCGCGTGAGTTCTTCGACGGTCGTGGAGGCCGCGACCCCTGTGAAGACGTCGACGTCCACGTAGTCGACGCCGGGCACCCGGTGGGCCGTGGCAAGGATGTCGGAGAGCCGGGCGGGCTGCCCCAACTCCCGTCCCTCGAAGCCGAGTCTGCGCAGGAGGGCCTGCCGCAGTCGGGGTTCGACGAGCTGCCAGGAGTAGTCGGGTGAGACCTTCACCTTCGCGGAGACGAGGAGCGCGACGAGTTCGCGGGCGTCCACGCGGACCGGGAGGTTCGGGTCGCCGTACTCGGTGAGGGCCGCGCGCAGGGACCGCAGGAGGGGCGAGTCGCCGCCGTCGCCCGCTCCGGCTCCGGCGATCGGCACGTCGTCCGTGCCCGCGACGGTCACATGCAGTACGCGCCGTCGGCCGTCGAAGAGTTCGCGTGCGGCGGCCCGGCCGACGCCGGCCCGGGAACGGGCGAAGTCCTCGTAGTCGGCCTCGGACACCAGACGGTCGAGGGCCGAGACGGCGAGCGGGATCGTGCGGCGGGTCAGGGCGGGTCCGTCGGCGTCCGCGCCGCCGGTGGCCGGGCGCGGGTTGGTGACCGCGGAGACGCCCAGGGGCCGGGTGAGGGCCTGGGTGACGCGGCCCGCGGCGACGTTGGCGGCCCGGCCGGTGCCGAAGCGGTAGCGGGCGTGGATGTTCTCGTGGCCGCCGGGCAGCCGGGCGCCGTGGACGCCGTCGCCGAAGGTCACGGTGGTGCGGCCGTCGGCGGTGCTGCCGGTGATGTAGAACCGGTCGCGTGGGCCGCGTCCGGCGAGGCTGTCGACCTCGTGCCAGAGCACGCCGTCGGCCCTGATCTCCAGGACGGGGGTGGCGCCGAGCGGGTTGTCGTCGGCGAGCCACGTGAGGGGCGACTGCCAGAGCGCGAACGTCTGATTGGCCCGGTCCGGGTCGCCGCTGCCGATCGCCTCGTCGCGGGACTCGCCGTGTGTCGCCTCCACCACGTTGCCGAGGATGCGCACGCTGTCGCGGCGGTAGCGGTACGTCAGGTCCGTGGTGAGTGTCAGCTCGGTGTGGACGTGGTCGCCGGGCAGCCGCGGGTCGATCGCCGGTTCGGCGGTGGCGACGGTGACGACCTCGGTGGCCCGTACGGCGGTGGCGCCGGGCAGGTCGCCGCGCTCTCCGTCGACGATGAGGGTGCGGCCGGGCCGCAACCCGTCGTACAGCTCGGCGAGTTCGATCTCGTTGCCGTGCACGTCCTCGCCGAGCGGTTCGTCGGCGAGGCGCAGCGGTTCGCCCGCCGCGTGCACGGTGGTGTCCCGGATGTGCGAGAGCAGGACGTCGAACTCGTCCAGCCACGGGTCGGCCAGGACGAGTTCGGTGCCCCGGCCTGTGATGCCGTAGTTCGTGTACGCGGCCGTCCGCGCCGACACGACCTTCGTGGTGACGTACGCGAGGGCGGGGTCGCCCGGGATGCCGCCCTCGGCCCCCTTGGTGGGGCGCTGGATCGCCACCCAGCTGCCGACCGTGATGCCGTCGCGCACCGAGTCCAGCTGGAGCAGGCGGCGGTTGGCGGGCGCGGGTTTCGAGGCGATGACCACCTCGACGTTCGGGGCGGCGCTGCCCACGGTGTACGTGAGGCTCACCTCGTACTCGCCGTGCGTGAACTGCTCCGGGACACCCGGGCGGAGGGTGACCTGTTCGGTGGTGCCGTTGTGGACGCCCACGTGGACCAGGCCGTCCCCGTCGGGGCGCGACACGAAGAGGGCGCGCTCGGGCAGGCCCGCCCGCAGGACCGCGGTGACGCCGGGCTCCTGGGTGTCCGCGGGCCGCCTGGTGAGCCGGTTCGGTTCGCGGTCCTGGCCCGCGTGGGTGGACAGGTCCACCTCTCCCGTGCCGAGGCGGAAGGTGACGGGCACGGTGACCGGGAGGTTCTCCGCGCGCTGGTCGGAGCTGCCGCCCTCGACGTACTGGAACTCGGCCCGCACCGGCGTCCTGCCCGCCGTGTCGAACACGACGCGCATGCTGACCAGCAGGGCGCCGGTGAGGGGCCAGTCCGCGGTGCGGATGACCCGGCCCCGGTCGTCCTGGACGGGTTTGAGCGGGGCCATCGCGCCGAAGGGGGCGGTGGTCACGCGCAGGGCGAGGAGTTCGCGCAGGAGCGGTGGGGTGCCGGGGACGGCGGCCGTGCGCCAGGCCGGGTAGAGGCCGCTCAGGCCGGGGTCGAGGACCGAGAGCAGACGGGCCGTGTCCGCGCCGGGGCGGCGGGGGCGCGCCCCGGCGGCGGGCGAGGGTGCCCGGCCGCGCAGAGCGGGCAGGAGGCCGCCGAGGGCCTGGAAGGCGGCCTCGTGACGACCGGTCGTCGACGCCGGCTCGCGCCGGGCCACCGACGCCGTGGAGGCCGCGCCGGAGACCGTCGCGGAGGCCGCCGGGCGGGTCGCCGTGGAGTCCTCCCCCGCCTCCTGGGGAACCGGCTGGGCGGGCGCCAACTCCAGGG
This sequence is a window from Streptomyces ortus. Protein-coding genes within it:
- a CDS encoding putative baseplate assembly protein, with protein sequence MSDDCTCGGACGDGNGPGGGTGCGGGACGGHDERLAPAPLHNPPGRTALDYRVGDHGSFLAALLDRLASPAYPALRGLTVRTPDDPAIGLLDATAVLGDLLTFHSERIADEAYLRTADEHRSLVLLGRLVGHRPRPGVAAATHLAYTLERDPRAETLPVVVPRGARSHSVPASADEESQTFETSRDLTARWDWNELKVRRRRPSLLTPEDLERRSALFVEGTANSLAVGDQLLFVFGEQAGARRLLLPVASVRVDRDDDVTAIGLPRSASPTFRELVDEVRRWTSEPATPGEPGDEPPTPQVPNPRPVSRLIDDLDDQVLAPLRADLDGLGTPESLAARLAEPVARLGEAQVLATPYEDVAAWFERLEAVLAELAERALELAPAQPVPQEAGEDSTATRPAASATVSGAASTASVARREPASTTGRHEAAFQALGGLLPALRGRAPSPAAGARPRRPGADTARLLSVLDPGLSGLYPAWRTAAVPGTPPLLRELLALRVTTAPFGAMAPLKPVQDDRGRVIRTADWPLTGALLVSMRVVFDTAGRTPVRAEFQYVEGGSSDQRAENLPVTVPVTFRLGTGEVDLSTHAGQDREPNRLTRRPADTQEPGVTAVLRAGLPERALFVSRPDGDGLVHVGVHNGTTEQVTLRPGVPEQFTHGEYEVSLTYTVGSAAPNVEVVIASKPAPANRRLLQLDSVRDGITVGSWVAIQRPTKGAEGGIPGDPALAYVTTKVVSARTAAYTNYGITGRGTELVLADPWLDEFDVLLSHIRDTTVHAAGEPLRLADEPLGEDVHGNEIELAELYDGLRPGRTLIVDGERGDLPGATAVRATEVVTVATAEPAIDPRLPGDHVHTELTLTTDLTYRYRRDSVRILGNVVEATHGESRDEAIGSGDPDRANQTFALWQSPLTWLADDNPLGATPVLEIRADGVLWHEVDSLAGRGPRDRFYITGSTADGRTTVTFGDGVHGARLPGGHENIHARYRFGTGRAANVAAGRVTQALTRPLGVSAVTNPRPATGGADADGPALTRRTIPLAVSALDRLVSEADYEDFARSRAGVGRAAARELFDGRRRVLHVTVAGTDDVPIAGAGAGDGGDSPLLRSLRAALTEYGDPNLPVRVDARELVALLVSAKVKVSPDYSWQLVEPRLRQALLRRLGFEGRELGQPARLSDILATAHRVPGVDYVDVDVFTGVAASTTVEELTRLLATPGLPKATVPARGATYDEKIHTVRERDGETLSEICARYGVPLAELLRLNPDITDTRRLARGRSVYVFRGIRPAQLALLSPRAADTLILTEVN
- a CDS encoding M1 family metallopeptidase; translated protein: MQQTVGADPYFPANGDPRYRVHRYELALDYRPGPNRLSGTARLNAIAGRSPLAEFQLNLADFRIGRVRVDGRTTHYTHRGGRLRIRPGKAIRTGAAFTVEIHWSGNPKPVRSPFGGIGWEELEDGALVASQPVGAPSWYPCNDRPADKASYQIAVTTPSAYSVVAGGRLLTRTAKASTTTWVYEQAAPTSSYLVGLSIGKYQTVLLGDPGLGGVPQAGHIPARLLTEFSRDFARQPAMMTLFEELFGPYPFGEYAVVVTEEELDVPVEAQGLSLFGANHVDGGRGFERLVAHELAHQWFGNSVSIADWRHIWLNEGFAKYAEWLWSERSGGRSAQALAGLAHRGLAGKPQDLRLADPGRKLMFDDRLYERGGLVLHAVRCALGDEAFFRMLRGWVTVHRGGAVTTAAFEAHVARYAAEPLDALFASWVHETALPALPVAGVAIPDRPSYPPSGG
- a CDS encoding DUF6519 domain-containing protein: MHADLSRSTFRPERHYSAVIAQQGRVQLDADANEQTAIQLHQARALTTDLIGPHGGPRGAAGFRIEYVGGKHDIDTLHIHGGRYYVDGILCDADRPDAGVPVPDEDAQDGTPGADGADTGGQDTVRPAPHWTYWDQPDGFRDPEKPGDRLPSPARAPFVAYLRVWERAVTAAEDPALREVALGAAMPDTAARAKVVWQVLPLALADLDIEEPEPSKDTVRAAFARWAAGQTLSASRLAARAERPGHADEDPCLVKPDARYRGPENQLYRVEIHAGGAAKDATFKWSRENGSVVFPVDELDGTWVQLASLGHDSELDLDVGDRVEFTDTAYASRLEPLPLLRVEELDLPGRRVRLSAEPGPGVGRLPHLNPFLRRWDHHEGPRRKGRTTTLRGGAVPVTEGEWLPLEDGIEVYFAKGGAYRTGDHWTVPARTATGGVEWPVDGSRRPLLRRPAGITRHFAPLALVKGEAGAVDLRLAFAPLATDIPAADEATLAAEARAREEEQRAETAEAENAAAPEGDK
- a CDS encoding peptidoglycan-binding protein, coding for MATPLTASKLVAILRAEGLTVHEVRNWRTHNRNSKGAWGPLNGVMIHHTVTSGTAASVDICYDGYASLPGPLCHGVIDKKGHVHLVGNGRANHAGLGDGDVLRAVVNETRLPSDNEADTDGNRHFYGFECINLGDGDDPWPEVQKEAIEKVSAAICRAHGWSERSVIGHKEWQPGKVDPRGFTMDSMRTRIAARLKGRPTTPPKPSYVPFPGSDFFHVGQKSAVITAMGRRLVAEGCGRYESGPGPNWTEADRKSYAAWQQKRGFTGKDADGIPGKSTWTALKVPKPT